The DNA window AGCTattattggttctggttaattGGGACTGTCATGGCTTGATTTTGAGCAGATTTGGAGCACtattgtttggtattgtgtttttgaatttttatttttatttttttagttttaaattaattttttaaatatttttgtattattttaatgtaaaaaataaaattttaaaaatattttttttttaatatgtctcaaaataaaacataactTGAAAATTAATATCTAACACACATATTCTAAACAAGCCCTAAGTCAAAGGACAGGCTGTGATTGATGTGAGGAGCGGTAGTTAGATGCTTGGTGAATTCTGGTAGTAAATGGAGAAGGATTGTATGTGGGgaatttttatttcactctCTTGTTCTCTTGTCCTACTTTctctttaaacaatttttttgtctccaaactctctcaattttttttttcaatgacatGGAAAGCAAGGGATGACCCCGGGTTTGTTTTTGCCATTTAATGGATGAATTACtggtattaattattttagtaaaaaaaaacatatttatttttaaggaatTGATGTGAAATACTATCATAGCGGCAAGACATGGTAGCTTATACTTGTAGTATATAAGCCCATGACATTTTATTGTGGTGACAAAGAGATaactttacttttaaaattagataTGAAGATCATCGGCGATTACttaacaaagaaacaaataaatttttaaatctttgtaACCCGTgtatgttttaatattattaatttatttaaaaactaaatgaaagatTTACTGTTTCAATTTTgctattaatttttgaaagtcTCTATGCCATGCTGAGTGTGAGATTGGAGAGCCAACTCATTTGTTGTAACAAAATGTCAAGAAAAAGTATGAAAATGAGACGTCCAACATGCTACCAGCAAGGCCACAATAATTTGACATGCCCGCGTAAAATGGATATCGAGTATATCTAAGAGAATAATTTGTAAATTCTTTTTTCCCCCCCTCAAATTTTATATTGCGTGTCGAGCtaccaaaattttttatttgtttcttcgCCTCTCGTCATATTCCCTGCACAGAAACGACCTGATCTGATAATAATACTCGTAATAAGGATAGCGTAATTATCCCCACCAAAGTTTAGTAGATTGGATATTAACATTGCAGGCCCGGGCCCAAAATCAAATGTCCAGGGCTGTGAATCCGTCCGCAGATAATAAAACCCGCACATAGCccgttttaaaagaaaaggctgAAACCTGACGAAGTTGACGGTAACGGAGAGCACCAAATGTGAAATCCACAGAAGTCAAAAGTCTAATCCCAATCTCTAACAATTGCAATGGCTATGaaataaaacagtaaaaaatcaACAGCAATGGCTTCCAACGGAAACCCTAAATTTCAGCTCCCCGTGTTACTCTCCCAACAAAACAACAATGGTCCTATTATTTCCATGGAAACCACTCCTATCTCTCCTACTATTCCTCTCCCTATTCTTTTACGAACACTGGATTTCAATCCCTTCTTGCAACATCGTACCCAACACAGATCTCAACCAACAGGAACACGATGTCGTTGAAGAGGAAAACGACAACGATGAGGTTTTGAAAGTCATGTTGGTCGCGAATTTATTACTCTTAGGATCTGACACTAGCTTTTTTAACCTCTATTTTAGAGATTATTACATGTCCAAGGTTTTCAAGGTAACGACAAttcatatctctctctctctcttttaaactTTAATCTCGATGtttaattagaagaagaaatcgACTCTAATCTTTTCTATGGGTAGCAgaaatctttttattctttaaagcCTGACATGCTGCTGGTAATCGGGGATGTTTCGGCGAGAGGGTCGACATTGACGAGGGGTAAATGGGTATCAGTGTTGCATCAGTTTCATGGAATGTTAGGGCCATTTATTGAACTTCCATTTCATGTTGTTCTTGGTGATATGGATGTTGGAGGGTGTAGTGGGCTCGACTCAAATTCAGTTTATTGGATAGCTAGGAGTTTTCCGGGGCTAGACTCATCTGGTTGTGGTGCGTTTGATATTGACAATGTTAGTTTTGTTTCCCTTAACGCGGTTGCATTGCTTTGTGGTAATAATAAGTTGAGGTTTAGTGTTGAGAAGGCTGTAGAGATGGAAAGAATAGGTTCATGGATGGATTCGGAGAAAGAAATGGGTGATTGTGGAGAATTTACGAAAACGTCTGATAGTTTCGGGCGGAGAAAGGATTTAGTGTCATCTGGATTAGGTCCTGTCCTCTTACTTCATTTTCCATTGCATCGAGCGGAAAATGGTGGTTGTAAGGAAGGGAATATTGTTAGAAAAGCTCCTATGCCCTTACGTCAGGGCTTGAATGCATTAGAGAGTAGCAGGTGGGTGCAATTCTTGCATATGCTGATATCAATGGATTTTTATTCTTCGCATGTTTTCACTGCTGATAGTGATAGGATCCTGTCATGTAAACAGTGATGTTTTGCACACTTTTTTCATGTCATATaatcaatatttgtttatgCACTCATCACTTTAAGTTGAACGTGGAGGTACAAGTGTGATGTTGAACTCCCTGTGTTATTGTTGAGCGATAGCCAAGATATGGAGTCACATGTTTTCTAAAGTTTTGCAATGCTTAGTTGTCCTCCGATGGGAGTTTATAGTCCTTTCCACGTGCCTTTTATTTTGTCTTATGAATTTGCTTGCTTGAACTTACGTGATTGGGAGTTCTGTTTCTTAAAGTTTCCTTAACGTTTCCTTTAGGGTATATACTGGTGCTCCCTATGAGTTATGGCATACAATCCCTCCAAATGCTACGCAATACATATTTCAGGCTCTTAAACCAAGGTATTTTTACAAATCTTTATGCCGATCATGGATACTAGTTGCATTTATTGTGGAAAAGAGAATATTGGCTGATAATGTGTTTCGCATACTCATCTCGAGTTTGAAGGACAGATGAAGCAGATATACTAGTATTGTTGATGCTCGATGCATTCTGGTATTTTTCCAGAGTGCATCAAACAGTGACTTCTTAAGATGATTACCTGTGGCCTTTGCCCTTGTTTGCAGGATTGTTTTCAGTGCTCATACACATGAATTTTGTGATCACACTCACTCAGATGGGACACGCGAGATAACTGTCCCTTCAATGACATGGAAAGCAAGGGATGACCCCGGGTTTGTTTTTGCCACATTCAGAAGTGGTGGGAATACTGTAAGTGTCAGCTACTGTTCCCTTGCTAGGGAATCTCATGTACTAATAGCATacactttgattttgtttctgcTAATCACATTATGGCTTGTGGCAAATAAACCTTACAACATGTGTCTAAGATAGTGATGGGGAAATCCCTCTTCTATACATTTTTGTTgcattcttcaaaattataaccTTTCGTTTTTCACACTGCTAGTCATGAAACAATCATTTCTTTAGAATCAGTGAAACAGAGATACAGGGGCAGGCCAATTGTCTGGGAAATTCTCATCTAGCATCACTATTTTCCATttcagttattatttttttgcaatgcCACTATTCATCACAGGTATTTTGGACAAATATACCTGAATTTTGATGGCAATAAATTCTCcactgttaaaaaaaacccGTATCCCCTTGCAGCTTTTCCTTCAGTCCTAGTTGTCAATTTATTTGTGTGCTCCTACGTCTCTTTAAAGGCAGCAAATAAAAGTTGTGATATAATGATATTGTTCAAATAGTGATATACATATAAATGATGTGTCTCCCAATCCTCATAGGACAAGGAAGCTTGAGCAATTCTAATATTCTAAGAATTGTGTACCATGTCGGCATGCTAAACTTCTAGAGAGAAAGGATCGACTGCATTTCTTTATGCTCCAATAAATTttccttaattcttttttttttaaaaaaaaaattctattagtTATGTGTACTAAtcacataaaatttaatatgtacATGATAAAATTCAACTTAAAGCAATTCGGTTTTGGTTTTCACGTAAGTTTTAACACTCAAAAACTTATTCTGCtgtttatatataatgatataTGATGTTAGTCTAGAGACAAGTTATTATGCTCTTTGGCTTATAGGCAGTGTAGTTTTGCAAAAAGCGTACGTTTTTTTATGATGGGTCCGACGAATCACACGAGTGGTTCAGATGACGAAGGATATGAGTAAGGATGCTGTGGATGACTATGAGATGAATCTGTCGACTCAACATTATGAGACGCAACTTTTGTTGTTTCATTCTTTGAGTTTGTTGATAAGAAATGAATAGATGGCATaagttgtattttcttttttaagcgAGTTTTATAGGAACAAGGTCCAGTGACGATGCTGGTATTCTGTCTGAGAACAACTTCCTCAGGACGAGTGATGCTGGAAAAGTTAGATTTGAGGAGAAGTAAAGAggggaaagaaagaagaagaaaagaagaagctaggAAGTAGGAGCTGAAAAAGAGGAGAAAGGGAGAGGGAGGAAGAGAAGTCTataactttcaatttttattaattcgATAAAACTgtagtaatttaaaaattacatataaataataaaattctaatcACAACCAACAATTGAGTTTACAGcctatcaagtaaaaaaaatcaacaaaataattcaagttaaaatccaataataaaatcaaataaaactcaataaTATATGCTTGGAAGCGGTTGAGGTGagcaaaaacttgaaaaaccaattaaatcaggaaaacaaaaaaaagttaactaaaaaattaaataaaaaaccaaattaaccatttagaaaatctaaaaaacaaattttgttcattttttatttaaaaaatatgagaggagcacttaaaaaaaacagttataaaTACTCAATTTTCTTTCCAATCCTAACTTAAATCAACCCCCTCTCTTTGCCTCTCATCTCTTCCAAATCCCAACcctaaatcaaacccaaaagtAGTCGCCCACAAGCTCTCTCTcgtctctcatctctcatctcCTACATCtcctccatctctctctctctctctctctctctcaaatacgttttgtttggttgctgaggaAACTTGCTGAGAAAACGAGGATAATGTAAAGTGAGATGATTATGCCAGAGTACAAATGATACTGGAGGGCAGTGAATCCTGCGTCTTCGGGTTGCTAGATGGGTTCTCAAAAAAGTGTCCTCCTGAGAGCTTTGAGATTCATGAAGTCAAATTTTGGTTGGCAGAGATTTTACTGTAGAACTAAACTTGTCGGGACAAATTCCCGCTATAATGTTGATATTGAGGATCTGTGACGTATGATAATTTTTAGGAAAAATTGGAATATCTGCGCTATGCATTACTTTCTGAGCTGTTATGGTGCCTGAATAAAAAGATGAATCCTTTAAATCCACGCACGATCGCCAGGTTTCCTTCATGCAGTGATTCCTTGTTCAATGACGGCCTAAATCTCTCCCATGCACCTTCGACTCAGCCAGCTTTAAAGCATATGAATAAACAGAAATAACCAAAaatcagtctttttttttctttctacctGGACTACAAAATTTGGGAAAATATGGAAGTGAAGAAGCCTATTCTGAGATCTTCTATTTGTGCATTGACAAAGCCTCTGTATCCCAATTACCAAACACGTTCCATGGCAGTCATACCATAAAGTgtgttttatgaaaagatcGTTCCAATGTGATATTATTCATTCCAGGGATTTAAAAGGGGATATCCATTGTTGGGAGCCAATATGCGCTAACAAAAATCTAGCACATAACTGCAATCCCTTGTGTTTGAAGAATCATTACCGAGCACTAAAATATTATAGTGATTGGGTATTCCTTGTCTCCAATAAGCAAGAACTGAGATCCTTCTTCCATCACCATCATACCACGATCGTCAGGACTGCTAAGGTGCTCGCAAGGGCTCAGCTCATATTGAATTTCAGCATTCTCCCCTGCATTTAAATTCACAGTTTGGAATCCAACCAACTTTTTGATTGGCCTTTCATTTCCAGGATTTGCTTGCCTCACAAAAAGCAATACTGGATGCTTACCTGCCATCTCTCCATGGTTTTTAACTCTGACAGTAACTGTAAACTTAGTTTTTTCGCAGAGTTCTTTACCAATATTTGAAATTAGCTTGTGTCTTATAGTATTTGAGTTCTTAGTTATTTGATTACTTGAAGCTCTCAAGTAGAGCTTGTTTTGTGTATCAGAAGCAAGCTCATAAGAATAGTTTGAGTAGCTGAGACCATAGCCGAattcaaaaacctttttcccGTTGTAGAACCTATAAGTACGGCCAGGATAGCCTGAAGATAGTTGGGGACGCATTCTCATGTCTGTCATTGGTACTTTGGTGAAATCTTGTGGATACCAAGTCATTGGCAATCTCCCTCCTGCATGGCAACAAGATGAACACCATTCAATTGAAAATAGTTTAGCAGTAAAGTATTCATCCCTTCTTTCCTATGCCATTATCGGATCAAATTAATCTGCGCAAACACTTAATAATTCACCTGGGTTATGGTCGCCAAATATAATTTGTGCCAGTGCAGTTCCTCCAGCTTCACCTGGATAGCCAGCCCATATAATGCTTCCAATGTTCTGATCATATTTGGCGAAAGATACATCTACTGGACCTCCACAAAAAAGCACCAGAACAACTGGTTTTTTTGCAGCTTTTGCTACAGCAGTTATCAGCTCCCGCTGCTTCCCTGGGAGCACCAGGTCCACACGATCTTGTTCCTCCTTCTCTTGAGTTTGATCTAGTCCCATAACCAATATCACTTGATCTGCCCCCTTCGCGATTTTTACTGCTTGATTTATTGAAGCTGAAGAGCATGCAACCCTACTGCAACCTGGGTGATACCTAGTGTTCTTGATATAATTCTGCAATCCTTGCAGTGGTGTAACAGTTTTACAGGGTGGACCAAAATAGTTTCCAAGAAGTTTCGTTGAATTATTAGCATTGGGGCCTATAACTGCAAGGGACTTGGTTTCCAATTTTGAAAGCGGGAGAAGCTTATCAGGATTCTTTAGCAGGACTATGCCATCTTGAGCTGCTTTTAGGGCTAGAGCCTGATG is part of the Populus trichocarpa isolate Nisqually-1 chromosome 2, P.trichocarpa_v4.1, whole genome shotgun sequence genome and encodes:
- the LOC7463207 gene encoding uncharacterized protein LOC7463207 isoform X2 → MVLLFPWKPLLSLLLFLSLFFYEHWISIPSCNIVPNTDLNQQEHDVVEEENDNDEVLKVMLVANLLLLGSDTSFFNLYFRDYYMSKVFKKSFYSLKPDMLLVIGDVSARGSTLTRGKWVSVLHQFHGMLGPFIELPFHVVLGDMDVGGCSGLDSNSVYWIARSFPGLDSSGCGAFDIDNVSFVSLNAVALLCGNNKLRFSVEKAVEMERIGSWMDSEKEMGDCGEFTKTSDSFGRRKDLVSSGLGPVLLLHFPLHRAENGGCKEGNIVRKAPMPLRQGLNALESSRVYTGAPYELWHTIPPNATQYIFQALKPRIVFSAHTHEFCDHTHSDGTREITVPSMTWKARDDPGFVFATFRSGGNTAAGPIWDLPISF
- the LOC7463207 gene encoding uncharacterized protein LOC7463207 isoform X3 encodes the protein MVLLFPWKPLLSLLLFLSLFFYEHWISIPSCNIVPNTDLNQQEHDVVEEENDNDEVLKVMLVANLLLLGSDTSFFNLYFRDYYMSKVFKKSFYSLKPDMLLVIGDVSARGSTLTRGKWVSVLHQFHGMLGPFIELPFHVVLGDMDVGGCSGLDSNSVYWIARSFPGLDSSGCGAFDIDNVSFVSLNAVALLCGNNKLRFSVEKAVEMERIGSWMDSEKEMGDCGEFTKTSDSFGRRKDLVSSGLGPVLLLHFPLHRAENGGCKEGNIVRKAPMPLRQGLNALESSRVYTGAPYELWHTIPPNATQYIFQALKPRIVFSAHTHEFCDHTHSDGTREITVPSMTWKARDDPGFVFATFRSGGNTELNRKKC
- the LOC7463207 gene encoding uncharacterized protein LOC7463207 isoform X1 — protein: MVLLFPWKPLLSLLLFLSLFFYEHWISIPSCNIVPNTDLNQQEHDVVEEENDNDEVLKVMLVANLLLLGSDTSFFNLYFRDYYMSKVFKKSFYSLKPDMLLVIGDVSARGSTLTRGKWVSVLHQFHGMLGPFIELPFHVVLGDMDVGGCSGLDSNSVYWIARSFPGLDSSGCGAFDIDNVSFVSLNAVALLCGNNKLRFSVEKAVEMERIGSWMDSEKEMGDCGEFTKTSDSFGRRKDLVSSGLGPVLLLHFPLHRAENGGCKEGNIVRKAPMPLRQGLNALESSRVYTGAPYELWHTIPPNATQYIFQALKPRIVFSAHTHEFCDHTHSDGTREITVPSMTWKARDDPGFVFATFRSGGNTVSVSYCSLARESHVLIAYTLILFLLITLWLVANKPYNMCLR
- the LOC7463207 gene encoding uncharacterized protein LOC7463207 isoform X4; its protein translation is MVLLFPWKPLLSLLLFLSLFFYEHWISIPSCNIVPNTDLNQQEHDVVEEENDNDEVLKVMLVANLLLLGSDTSFFNLYFRDYYMSKVFKKSFYSLKPDMLLVIGDVSARGSTLTRGKWVSVLHQFHGMLGPFIELPFHVVLGDMDVGGCSGLDSNSVYWIARSFPGLDSSGCGAFDIDNVSFVSLNAVALLCGNNKLRFSVEKAVEMERIGSWMDSEKEMGDCGEFTKTSDSFGRRKDLVSSGLGPVLLLHFPLHRAENGGCKEGNIVRKAPMPLRQGLNALESSRVYTGAPYELWHTIPPNATQYIFQALKPRTDEADILVLLMLDAFWYFSRVHQTVTS